In one window of Micromonospora cathayae DNA:
- a CDS encoding non-ribosomal peptide synthetase: protein MSDPTNHARPLNAAQLGVWYAQRIDPDNPVHNMGGYLEIHGPLDGPAALATITALVAEDETLRLRFTEIDGVPVQYVGPAPDFTPRIRDLSTEADPRATAVRLMHEDMAQAPDLEHDRLFHHEIFRLGPAHHLWYNRAHHLIHDGYTSTVIRRRGAELYTALVEGRPATGAPLGSFTAMRDEQDRYAGSRAQQRDAAYWRKLMADAAYPAGPLSPEKPANRVTRQVSRLDTDGFDRLRRFAERAGVTWQQALITAAVVHRHLWSGDDDVLLSLPVPGRLSPAAVGAPGMMANILPLRCRIDPTETAEALAARVAKQTLRAQWHQRYDSADLLHDLDWPTDGRREFGPVVNIVAGDEHDHFAGLPALHHLISTGGTVEDLALTVTHHPDGGLRVDVSVDTAHRHAVDLDAYQHTFHRTLAAMTARPGRPVAGIDPLDPADRDRVLHDWNATAVPVPDVSLGELFASRVAEAPDAVAVVGEGVSLSYREVDARANRLARHLVSRGVRRGDVVGVLLERGVDFAVALLAVVKTGAGYSVLDPEFPDERLHRVLDETGAPAVVTRATLAGRLAAGPVVVAVDTDAEAIAGCADSPLAVAVDPGDVACVMFTSGSTGVPKGVVSSHRALVGSVVGQGYASFGAGEVFLQCSPVSWDAFSLEFWGALVFGGTTVLQSGQRPEPGLIASLVAEHGVSMLQLSSGLFNLLVDEYPQVFDGVRVAFTGGEPASVGHVARIVGRCPGLRVANGYGPAESMGFTTTYDIPADISGASVPVGGPVANKRAYVLDRRLRPVPVGVVGEVYLAGIGLAHGYLKRPGLTAERFVADPFGGPGERLYRTGDLARWTADGVLEFVGRVDGQVKVRGFRVEPGEIEAALLTHDLVAQAAVLAGADPTGTMRLVGYVVAESGTPVDGQDVRSWLRQRLPEHMVPSAVVVLERMPLTANGKLDRRALPEPEFTATAGTGRPARDAREEILCGLYAEVLGLPAVSIDDDFFDLGGHSLLAARLASRARTVLGVELSIRDIFQAPTIATLTEHLATTGRARPRPAVTAAPRGERIPLSYAQRRLWLVDSLHGGGSAAYNVPLAVRLTGDLDVPALELALTDLTARHEVLRTVVTTVDGEPYQRILDPAPVTVDHRRTSPDDLDRQLAEAAGHVFDLSAAPPLRVTLLDLGDDDRVLLILLHHIATDGQSLRPLFADLATAYAARRAGRAPDWAPLPVQYADYTLWQRAMLGDPTDPDSVHATDLAFWRDTLAGIPEELGLPLDRPRPATADHRGGAVPVRIEPDLARRIGALARQQRCTPFMVLQAALALTLTRFGAGTDVPIGTPVAGRSDEALDALVGFFVNTLVLRTDTSGNPSFADLLGRVRATDLDAFAHQELPFDLLLEALNPVRTLARHPLFQVCLALDDAADGTFRLPGLRVGRGGVVDTGTAKFDLEFLLRDEGDAGIGGALLYRAAILDRSTVERLLAALLRVLAQATADPELPVDTIDALDAAEHRAVVHDWNATAVAVPDLPLHVLFAARVAEAPDAVAVVGDGVRLSYREVDARANRLARHLVSCGVRRGDVVGVLLERGVDFAVALLAVVKSGAGYSVLDPEFPDERLGWVLAETRAAALVSRSTLASRVSATCPVVRVDADADTIAAHPDTDLDVRVDAGDVACVMFTSGSTGVPKGVVSSHRALVGSVVGQGYASFGAGEVFLQCSPVSWDAFSLEFWGALVFGGCTVLQSGQRPEPGLIASLVAEHRVSMLQLSSGLFNLLVDEYPQVFDGVRVAFTGGEPASVGHVAKALALYPDLRVANGYGPAESMGFTTTYDVPEDLTGASVPVGRAVANKRAYLLDDRLRPVPVGVVGEVYLAGIGLAHGYLNRPGLTAERFVADPFGGPGERLYRTGDLARWTADGVLEFVGRVDGQVKVRGFRVEPGEIEAALLSHDLVAQAAVLAGPDPTGTMRLVGYLVPEAGQALNGQDVRSWLRQRLPEHMVPSAVVVLERMPLTANGKLDRRALPEPEFTATAGTGRPARDAREEILCGLYAEVLGLPAVSIDDDFFDLGGHSLLAARLASRARTVLGVELSIRDIFQAPTIATLTGQLPAAAPTRARPVLRRRTDAGNRLPTGGPTP, encoded by the coding sequence ATGTCCGATCCGACGAACCACGCCCGGCCCCTCAACGCCGCCCAACTCGGCGTCTGGTACGCGCAGCGGATCGATCCGGACAATCCGGTCCACAACATGGGTGGCTACCTGGAGATCCACGGCCCGCTGGACGGCCCGGCCGCACTGGCCACCATCACCGCGCTGGTCGCCGAGGACGAGACCCTGCGCCTGCGGTTCACCGAGATCGACGGCGTCCCGGTGCAGTACGTCGGCCCGGCCCCGGACTTCACCCCCCGGATCCGCGACCTCAGCACCGAGGCCGACCCGCGCGCCACGGCGGTCCGCCTGATGCACGAGGACATGGCCCAGGCCCCCGACCTGGAACACGACCGGCTGTTCCACCACGAGATCTTCCGGCTCGGCCCGGCCCACCATCTCTGGTACAACCGGGCCCACCACCTCATCCACGACGGCTACACCTCCACCGTGATCCGCCGCCGGGGGGCCGAGCTGTACACCGCGCTGGTCGAGGGCCGTCCCGCCACCGGCGCGCCGCTCGGCTCGTTCACCGCCATGCGCGACGAGCAGGACCGGTACGCCGGTTCCCGCGCCCAGCAGCGCGACGCCGCGTACTGGCGGAAACTGATGGCCGACGCCGCCTACCCGGCCGGCCCGCTGTCGCCGGAGAAGCCCGCCAACCGGGTCACCCGACAGGTCTCCCGTCTCGACACCGACGGGTTCGACCGGCTGCGCCGGTTCGCCGAGCGTGCCGGGGTGACCTGGCAGCAGGCCCTGATCACCGCCGCCGTGGTGCACCGGCACCTGTGGTCCGGCGACGACGACGTGCTGCTCAGCCTTCCGGTGCCCGGCCGGCTCAGCCCGGCGGCCGTCGGCGCGCCCGGGATGATGGCGAACATCCTGCCGCTGCGCTGCCGGATCGATCCCACCGAGACCGCCGAGGCCCTCGCCGCCCGGGTCGCCAAGCAGACCCTGCGCGCCCAGTGGCACCAGCGGTACGACTCCGCCGACCTGCTGCACGACCTGGACTGGCCCACCGACGGCCGCCGCGAGTTCGGGCCGGTGGTCAACATCGTGGCCGGCGACGAGCACGACCACTTCGCCGGCCTGCCGGCCCTGCACCACCTCATCTCCACCGGCGGCACCGTCGAGGACCTGGCCCTCACCGTCACCCACCACCCCGACGGCGGCCTGCGGGTCGACGTCAGCGTGGACACCGCCCACCGCCACGCCGTCGACCTCGACGCCTACCAGCACACCTTCCACCGGACGCTGGCCGCGATGACCGCCCGGCCCGGCCGGCCGGTCGCCGGGATCGATCCCCTCGACCCGGCCGACCGGGACCGCGTCCTGCACGACTGGAACGCGACGGCGGTACCGGTGCCGGACGTGTCGTTGGGTGAGTTGTTCGCGTCCCGGGTGGCCGAGGCTCCGGATGCGGTGGCGGTGGTGGGTGAGGGGGTGTCGTTGTCGTATCGGGAGGTGGATGCGCGGGCGAACCGGTTGGCGCGGCATCTTGTCTCCCGTGGGGTGCGGCGTGGTGATGTGGTGGGGGTGTTGTTGGAGCGGGGTGTCGATTTCGCGGTTGCCTTGTTGGCGGTGGTGAAGACCGGTGCCGGGTACTCGGTACTGGACCCGGAGTTCCCGGACGAACGGCTGCACCGGGTGCTCGACGAGACCGGCGCGCCGGCGGTGGTGACCCGGGCGACGCTCGCCGGGCGGCTCGCCGCCGGACCGGTGGTGGTGGCGGTCGACACGGACGCCGAGGCCATCGCCGGGTGCGCGGACTCCCCGCTGGCGGTGGCCGTGGACCCGGGTGATGTGGCGTGTGTGATGTTCACGTCGGGGTCGACGGGTGTGCCGAAGGGTGTGGTGTCGTCGCATCGGGCGTTGGTGGGTTCGGTGGTGGGTCAGGGGTATGCGTCGTTCGGTGCGGGGGAGGTGTTCTTGCAGTGTTCGCCGGTGTCGTGGGATGCGTTCTCGTTGGAGTTCTGGGGTGCGTTGGTGTTCGGTGGCACGACGGTGTTGCAGTCGGGTCAGCGTCCGGAGCCGGGGTTGATCGCGTCGTTGGTGGCCGAGCACGGGGTGTCGATGCTGCAGTTGTCGTCGGGTTTGTTCAATCTGTTGGTGGATGAGTATCCGCAGGTGTTCGACGGGGTGCGGGTGGCGTTCACGGGTGGTGAGCCGGCGTCGGTGGGTCATGTGGCGCGGATCGTGGGTCGGTGTCCGGGGTTGCGGGTGGCGAACGGGTACGGTCCGGCGGAGTCGATGGGCTTCACCACCACGTACGACATTCCGGCCGACATCAGCGGAGCGTCCGTTCCGGTGGGTGGGCCGGTCGCGAACAAGCGGGCCTACGTGCTGGACCGGCGGCTGCGGCCGGTGCCGGTCGGGGTGGTCGGTGAGGTGTACCTGGCCGGGATCGGTCTCGCGCACGGTTACCTGAAGCGGCCGGGGTTGACGGCGGAGCGGTTCGTGGCGGATCCGTTCGGTGGTCCGGGTGAGCGGCTGTACCGCACCGGTGACCTGGCGAGGTGGACGGCCGACGGGGTGTTGGAGTTCGTCGGTCGGGTCGACGGTCAGGTCAAGGTACGCGGTTTCCGGGTCGAGCCGGGCGAGATCGAAGCGGCGTTGCTGACACACGACCTGGTGGCGCAGGCGGCGGTGCTCGCGGGTGCGGACCCGACCGGCACGATGCGCCTGGTCGGGTACGTGGTCGCGGAATCCGGTACGCCGGTCGACGGTCAGGATGTGCGGTCGTGGTTGCGGCAGCGGTTGCCGGAGCACATGGTGCCGTCGGCGGTGGTGGTGTTGGAGCGGATGCCGTTGACGGCGAACGGGAAGCTCGACCGGCGGGCGTTGCCGGAGCCGGAGTTCACCGCCACCGCCGGCACCGGCCGGCCGGCCCGGGACGCCCGGGAGGAGATCCTGTGCGGCCTGTACGCCGAGGTCCTCGGTTTGCCGGCGGTGAGCATCGACGACGACTTCTTCGACCTGGGCGGGCACTCCCTGCTGGCCGCGCGCCTCGCCTCCCGGGCCCGCACCGTCCTGGGCGTCGAGTTGTCCATCCGGGACATCTTCCAGGCGCCCACCATCGCCACCCTCACCGAACACCTCGCCACCACCGGCCGCGCCCGGCCGCGCCCCGCCGTCACCGCCGCGCCGCGCGGCGAGCGCATCCCCCTGTCGTACGCGCAACGGCGGCTCTGGCTCGTCGACTCCCTGCACGGTGGGGGCAGCGCCGCCTACAACGTCCCGCTCGCCGTCCGGCTCACCGGTGACCTGGACGTGCCCGCCCTGGAACTCGCCCTGACCGACCTCACCGCACGGCACGAGGTGCTGCGGACCGTCGTCACCACCGTCGACGGCGAACCGTACCAGCGGATCCTCGACCCGGCCCCGGTCACCGTCGACCACCGGCGGACCAGCCCGGACGACCTCGACCGGCAGCTCGCCGAGGCCGCCGGCCACGTCTTCGACCTGAGCGCCGCACCACCGCTGCGGGTCACCCTCCTCGACCTCGGCGACGACGACCGGGTACTGCTGATCCTGCTGCACCACATCGCCACCGACGGCCAGTCCCTACGGCCGCTCTTCGCCGACCTGGCGACCGCGTACGCCGCCCGCCGCGCCGGCCGCGCCCCCGACTGGGCTCCGCTGCCCGTCCAGTACGCCGACTACACCCTCTGGCAGCGCGCCATGCTCGGCGACCCGACCGACCCGGACAGCGTGCACGCCACCGACCTCGCCTTCTGGCGGGACACCCTCGCCGGCATCCCCGAGGAACTCGGCCTGCCGCTGGACCGGCCCCGGCCGGCGACCGCCGACCACCGGGGCGGCGCGGTGCCGGTACGGATCGAACCCGACCTGGCCCGCCGGATCGGCGCGCTGGCCCGCCAGCAGCGGTGCACCCCGTTCATGGTGCTCCAGGCCGCCCTCGCGCTGACCCTGACCCGGTTCGGCGCCGGCACCGACGTACCGATCGGCACCCCGGTCGCCGGCCGCTCCGACGAGGCCCTCGACGCCCTGGTGGGCTTCTTCGTCAACACCCTCGTGCTGCGGACCGACACCTCCGGGAACCCGTCCTTCGCGGACCTGCTGGGCCGGGTACGCGCCACCGACCTGGACGCCTTCGCCCACCAGGAACTGCCGTTCGACCTGCTGCTGGAGGCCCTCAACCCGGTCCGCACCCTCGCCCGGCACCCGCTGTTCCAGGTCTGCCTGGCGCTGGACGACGCCGCCGACGGCACGTTCCGGCTGCCCGGCCTGCGGGTCGGCCGGGGTGGCGTGGTGGACACCGGCACCGCCAAGTTCGACCTCGAGTTCCTGCTCCGGGACGAGGGGGACGCCGGCATCGGTGGGGCGCTGCTGTACCGGGCCGCGATCCTCGACCGGTCCACCGTCGAACGCCTGCTCGCCGCCCTGCTCCGGGTCTTGGCCCAGGCCACCGCCGACCCGGAGCTGCCCGTCGACACCATCGACGCCCTCGACGCCGCCGAGCACCGGGCAGTCGTCCACGACTGGAACGCGACCGCTGTCGCGGTGCCGGATCTGCCGCTGCACGTGTTGTTCGCCGCGCGGGTGGCGGAGGCTCCGGACGCGGTGGCGGTGGTGGGTGACGGGGTGCGGTTGTCGTACCGGGAGGTGGATGCGCGGGCGAACCGGTTGGCCCGGCATCTGGTGTCGTGTGGGGTGCGGCGTGGTGATGTGGTGGGGGTGTTGTTGGAGCGGGGTGTGGACTTCGCGGTTGCCTTGTTGGCGGTGGTGAAGAGCGGTGCCGGGTACTCGGTGCTGGACCCGGAGTTCCCGGACGAGCGACTGGGTTGGGTGCTCGCCGAGACGCGGGCCGCCGCGCTGGTGTCCCGGTCCACGCTGGCGTCCCGGGTCTCCGCGACCTGTCCCGTGGTGCGGGTGGACGCCGACGCCGACACGATCGCCGCGCACCCTGACACCGACCTGGACGTCCGGGTCGACGCGGGTGATGTGGCGTGTGTGATGTTCACGTCGGGGTCGACGGGTGTGCCGAAGGGTGTGGTGTCGTCGCATCGGGCGTTGGTGGGTTCGGTGGTGGGTCAGGGGTATGCGTCGTTCGGTGCGGGGGAGGTGTTCTTGCAGTGTTCGCCGGTGTCGTGGGATGCGTTCTCGTTGGAGTTCTGGGGTGCGTTGGTGTTCGGGGGTTGCACGGTGTTGCAGTCGGGTCAGCGTCCGGAGCCGGGGTTGATCGCGTCGTTGGTGGCCGAGCATCGGGTGTCGATGCTGCAGTTGTCGTCGGGTTTGTTCAATCTGTTGGTGGATGAGTATCCGCAGGTGTTCGACGGGGTGCGGGTGGCGTTCACGGGTGGTGAGCCGGCGTCGGTGGGTCATGTGGCGAAGGCGTTGGCGTTGTATCCGGATCTGCGGGTGGCGAACGGGTACGGTCCGGCGGAGTCGATGGGCTTCACCACCACCTACGACGTCCCCGAAGACCTGACCGGCGCGTCGGTGCCCGTCGGCCGGGCGGTCGCCAACAAACGCGCGTACCTGCTCGACGACCGGCTCCGCCCGGTCCCGGTGGGCGTCGTCGGTGAGGTGTACCTGGCCGGGATCGGCCTCGCCCACGGGTACCTGAACCGACCCGGCCTGACCGCGGAGCGGTTCGTGGCGGATCCGTTCGGTGGTCCGGGTGAGCGCCTGTACCGCACCGGTGACCTGGCGAGGTGGACGGCCGACGGGGTGTTGGAGTTCGTCGGTCGGGTCGACGGCCAGGTCAAGGTACGCGGTTTCCGGGTCGAGCCGGGCGAGATCGAAGCCGCGCTACTGTCACACGACCTGGTGGCGCAGGCGGCGGTGCTCGCCGGCCCGGACCCGACCGGCACCATGCGCCTGGTCGGCTACCTGGTGCCCGAGGCGGGACAGGCCCTGAACGGCCAGGACGTACGGTCGTGGTTGCGGCAGCGGTTGCCGGAGCACATGGTGCCGTCGGCGGTGGTGGTGTTGGAGCGGATGCCGTTGACGGCGAACGGGAAGCTCGACCGGCGGGCGTTGCCGGAGCCGGAGTTCACCGCCACCGCCGGCACCGGCCGGCCGGCCCGGGACGCCCGGGAGGAGATCCTGTGCGGCCTGTACGCCGAGGTCCTCGGTTTGCCGGCGGTCAGCATCGACGACGACTTCTTCGACCTGGGCGGGCACTCCCTGCTCGCCGCCCGCCTCGCCTCCCGGGCCCGCACCGTGCTCGGCGTCGAGCTGTCCATCCGGGACATCTTCCAGGCCCCCACCATCGCCACCCTCACCGGGCAGCTCCCGGCCGCCGCACCGACCAGGGCCCGGCCGGTGCTGCGCCGCCGCACCGACGCGGGGAACCGGCTGCCCACCGGCGGCCCCACCCCGTGA
- a CDS encoding acyl carrier protein, which yields MINTLEKVNEIVLEQVPDLTVQLGPTHRLNQDLGIDSLTFVDILVKVEKIFGIEITDDELGTVQSVQDILELIQRKQ from the coding sequence ATGATCAACACACTGGAGAAGGTCAACGAGATCGTCCTGGAGCAGGTGCCGGACCTGACCGTCCAGCTCGGCCCGACGCACCGGCTCAACCAGGACCTCGGCATCGACTCGCTCACCTTCGTCGACATCCTGGTCAAGGTCGAGAAGATCTTCGGCATCGAGATCACCGACGACGAGCTCGGCACCGTGCAGAGCGTCCAGGACATCCTGGAGCTCATCCAGCGGAAGCAGTGA
- a CDS encoding beta-ketoacyl-ACP synthase III, which yields MSANVEHPITTRTAVIAGLGAYVPERVVKNDEIAERLGVTTDWIRDRTGIEQRFILEPAGATSDLAVEAGKRALDSCGHPEIDFLILATCTPDHPFPATAPAVAARLGLPNIAAFDLNAACSGFVYALSVAAGMLASGYRTGLVIGADAISTILDNSDQITAPIFGDGAGAVVVRAGGPDEPGSLTARLLGSDGNLLDIMKTPAGGSRQRSAGVGTDAADSYFTMAGRSVYKHAIDRMSRASTAVLAQVGWTVDDVDWLVAHQANRRILTATAEAIGIAPERAVINVDRVANTSAASIPLAFVDAMEAGMFTPGDRVLLAAFGGGATWAAAALTWPELTLPAPHPVA from the coding sequence TTGTCGGCGAATGTCGAACACCCGATCACCACCAGGACGGCCGTCATCGCCGGCCTCGGCGCGTACGTCCCCGAGCGGGTGGTGAAGAACGATGAGATCGCCGAGCGGCTCGGCGTCACCACCGACTGGATCCGCGACCGTACCGGCATCGAGCAGCGGTTCATTCTCGAACCGGCGGGAGCCACCTCCGACCTCGCCGTCGAGGCGGGCAAGCGGGCCCTCGACTCCTGCGGCCACCCGGAGATCGATTTCCTGATCCTGGCGACCTGCACCCCGGACCACCCGTTCCCGGCCACCGCCCCGGCGGTCGCCGCCCGACTGGGCCTGCCGAACATCGCCGCCTTCGACCTGAACGCGGCCTGCTCCGGGTTCGTGTACGCGCTGTCGGTCGCCGCCGGCATGCTCGCCTCGGGCTACCGCACCGGGCTGGTCATCGGCGCGGACGCCATTTCCACCATCCTCGACAACTCCGACCAGATCACCGCCCCGATCTTCGGTGACGGCGCCGGCGCGGTGGTCGTCCGGGCCGGCGGCCCCGACGAGCCGGGCAGCCTCACCGCCCGGCTGCTGGGCAGCGACGGCAACCTGCTGGACATCATGAAGACCCCGGCCGGTGGGTCCCGCCAGCGTTCCGCCGGGGTCGGCACCGACGCCGCGGACAGCTACTTCACGATGGCCGGCCGGTCGGTCTACAAGCACGCCATCGACCGGATGAGCCGGGCGTCCACGGCGGTGCTGGCGCAGGTCGGCTGGACGGTCGACGACGTCGACTGGCTGGTCGCGCACCAGGCGAACCGGCGCATCCTGACCGCCACCGCCGAGGCGATCGGCATCGCGCCCGAACGGGCCGTCATCAACGTGGACCGGGTCGCCAACACCTCCGCCGCGTCGATCCCGCTCGCCTTCGTCGACGCCATGGAGGCCGGCATGTTCACCCCCGGGGACCGGGTGCTGCTGGCGGCGTTCGGTGGCGGCGCGACCTGGGCCGCCGCCGCCCTCACCTGGCCCGAGCTGACCCTTCCCGCCCCGCACCCGGTGGCGTAG
- a CDS encoding helix-turn-helix domain-containing protein, with protein MTIEVAAAEDVPQFGLLVRQHRMRIGLTQRELADFSTVSVRAIRDLEQGRARRPRQDTVRLIADGLRLGLRARADLETAANQGRTSWAVKAGYEADPPAPPIATDVLLGREAETSVLVDELASGAERLVTVVGVAGVGRTRLALEVATRLHTADRTPVLWCPVTELPAAPRPGGDRLTTLVRACVGQLLGTGAEDDDLAALVETVADRPPLLVVDGVTDADPRPDRFARLLRDCPGLRILVTADRPLDLPGERSFLLTPLAGPEPGDPVDRTTLEQAPATRLFLDRARRVRPDLRLTDTDAPLVADVCRRLDGLPLALQAAASWLVVYNVPTLHQCLHGDPADLLHHLAGAEGGIRLREALDRRLAALPAADRDLFAALCARDDGFGLPDVMALTGRSLPDSGRTVRDLVLHGLVRPSYEAGQSRFRILHLVRAAQLCAPAAVPA; from the coding sequence ATGACCATCGAGGTAGCCGCCGCCGAGGACGTTCCGCAGTTCGGGCTGCTGGTGCGTCAGCACCGCATGCGAATCGGGCTGACCCAGCGGGAACTGGCGGACTTCTCCACGGTCAGCGTCCGGGCCATCCGCGACCTGGAACAGGGACGGGCCCGCCGGCCCCGGCAGGACACCGTACGGCTGATCGCCGACGGCCTGCGGCTGGGCCTGCGGGCCCGCGCCGACCTGGAGACCGCCGCCAACCAGGGCCGGACGAGCTGGGCGGTGAAGGCCGGCTACGAGGCCGACCCGCCCGCCCCGCCGATCGCCACCGACGTGCTGCTCGGCCGGGAGGCCGAGACGAGCGTCCTCGTCGACGAACTGGCCTCCGGGGCGGAACGACTGGTCACCGTGGTCGGAGTGGCCGGGGTCGGCCGGACCCGCCTCGCCCTGGAGGTGGCGACCCGCCTGCACACCGCCGACCGCACCCCGGTGCTCTGGTGCCCGGTCACCGAACTCCCGGCCGCACCCCGCCCCGGCGGGGACCGGCTCACCACCCTGGTCCGCGCCTGCGTCGGCCAGCTCCTCGGCACCGGTGCCGAGGACGACGACCTCGCCGCCCTCGTGGAGACCGTCGCCGACCGGCCGCCGCTGCTGGTGGTGGACGGGGTCACCGACGCCGACCCACGACCGGACCGCTTCGCCCGACTGCTGCGCGACTGCCCCGGGCTGCGCATCCTGGTCACCGCCGACCGCCCGCTCGACCTGCCCGGCGAACGGTCCTTCCTGCTCACCCCGCTGGCCGGGCCCGAACCGGGCGACCCCGTCGACCGGACGACGCTCGAACAGGCCCCGGCCACCCGGCTCTTCCTGGACCGGGCCCGACGCGTCCGGCCCGACCTGCGGCTCACCGACACCGACGCGCCCCTGGTCGCCGACGTCTGCCGCCGGCTCGACGGCCTTCCGCTCGCCCTCCAGGCGGCGGCGTCCTGGCTGGTCGTCTACAACGTCCCGACCCTGCACCAGTGTCTGCACGGCGACCCGGCCGACCTGCTGCACCACCTGGCCGGGGCCGAGGGCGGCATCCGGCTGCGCGAGGCCCTCGACCGCCGCCTCGCCGCGCTGCCCGCCGCCGACCGCGACCTGTTCGCCGCGCTCTGCGCCCGGGACGACGGTTTCGGGCTGCCCGACGTGATGGCGCTGACCGGCCGCAGCCTGCCCGACAGTGGACGGACCGTCCGTGACCTGGTGCTGCACGGGCTGGTCCGGCCCAGCTACGAGGCGGGCCAGTCACGGTTCCGGATCCTGCACCTGGTCCGCGCCGCCCAGCTCTGCGCCCCGGCGGCCGTCCCGGCCTGA